In Paraflavitalea devenefica, the following are encoded in one genomic region:
- a CDS encoding helicase HerA-like domain-containing protein produces the protein MPNTEVFLQAVQEGYTFKGEFAVLGAGMLDKAAVPGALVKLPLKTMNRHGLIAGATGTGKTKTLQVIAEALSDASVPVLLMDIKGDLSGIAAAGTDNEKIKERMAVIGTAYKPAAFPVELMTLSNEKGVRLRATVSEFGPILLSKILDLNDTQQGLVSMIFKYCDDHKLALLDLKDFIKVLQFVSNEGKAEIEKEYGKIATTSTGTILRKVIELQQQGADVFFGEPSFEVDDLMRIADDGRGMISVLRVTDMQNRPKLFSTFMLQLLAELYATLPEAGDLDKPKLVMFIDEAHLVFQEATDALLQQIETVIKLIRSKGVGIFFCTQNPQDVPASVLSQLGLKVQHALRAFTAADRKTIKQAAQNYPETEFYKTEELLTQLGIGEALVTMLNEKGIPTPLVHTMLVPPRSRMDVLTDGEIDGIVNSSKLVKKYAAVADTESAYEILNAKLEEAAERTAEEKAAKEEKKASGGGRKEKSTIEKVLDNSVTRQIGRTAANVITRSLLGALGLGGKSRKKSSSWF, from the coding sequence ATGCCAAACACTGAAGTATTCCTGCAAGCCGTGCAGGAAGGTTATACTTTCAAAGGAGAATTTGCTGTATTGGGCGCCGGTATGCTGGACAAAGCAGCCGTGCCCGGCGCTTTGGTAAAGCTGCCCCTGAAAACGATGAACCGGCATGGCCTGATAGCCGGTGCTACCGGTACCGGTAAAACTAAAACTTTACAGGTAATAGCAGAAGCCCTGAGTGATGCCAGTGTGCCGGTATTGCTGATGGATATTAAAGGCGACCTGAGTGGCATTGCCGCTGCAGGTACCGATAATGAGAAGATCAAAGAACGGATGGCGGTGATTGGAACAGCCTATAAGCCTGCCGCCTTCCCGGTAGAACTAATGACCCTGAGTAATGAAAAAGGGGTACGGTTAAGGGCTACGGTGAGCGAGTTTGGTCCCATCCTCCTATCCAAGATATTAGACCTGAATGATACACAGCAGGGGTTGGTATCCATGATCTTCAAGTATTGCGATGATCATAAGCTGGCCCTGCTCGACCTGAAGGATTTTATCAAGGTATTGCAGTTTGTAAGCAATGAAGGCAAGGCAGAGATCGAAAAGGAATATGGTAAGATCGCCACTACCAGCACAGGTACGATCCTGCGTAAGGTGATAGAACTGCAACAGCAGGGGGCGGATGTTTTCTTTGGCGAACCATCTTTTGAAGTAGACGACCTGATGCGTATTGCCGATGATGGCCGCGGCATGATCAGTGTGCTGCGGGTAACAGATATGCAAAACAGGCCCAAGCTGTTCTCTACTTTTATGTTGCAATTGCTGGCCGAATTGTATGCTACGCTTCCGGAAGCCGGCGACCTGGATAAGCCCAAGCTGGTGATGTTTATTGATGAGGCGCACCTGGTATTCCAGGAAGCGACGGATGCCCTGCTGCAACAGATTGAGACAGTGATCAAACTCATCCGCTCCAAGGGTGTGGGCATCTTTTTCTGTACGCAGAACCCGCAGGATGTTCCGGCCAGCGTGCTGAGCCAGTTGGGATTGAAGGTGCAACATGCACTGCGCGCTTTTACCGCTGCCGACCGCAAGACGATCAAGCAGGCCGCACAGAATTATCCTGAAACGGAATTCTATAAAACAGAAGAGTTACTTACCCAACTGGGTATTGGCGAGGCCCTGGTAACGATGTTGAACGAAAAGGGCATTCCCACGCCACTGGTACATACGATGCTGGTGCCCCCACGCTCCAGGATGGATGTATTGACAGATGGTGAAATAGACGGTATTGTGAATAGCTCCAAACTGGTGAAGAAGTATGCAGCAGTAGCAGATACTGAAAGCGCTTATGAAATACTGAATGCCAAACTGGAGGAAGCCGCAGAACGGACGGCAGAAGAGAAAGCTGCAAAAGAAGAGAAGAAGGCTTCGGGTGGTGGCAGGAAAGAAAAGTCAACTATAGAAAAAGTGCTGGATAACTCTGTTACCCGCCAGATAGGCCGTACTGCCGCCAATGTGATCACCCGTAGTTTGCTGGGTGCTTTGGGATTAGGTGGTAAGAGCAGGAAGAAGAGCAGTAGCTGGTTTTAG
- a CDS encoding co-chaperone GroES: MRLTNDNTFKKLIVIGDRVLIRPSKANERTESGLYLPPGVQEKEKVQQGYVIKTGPGYAIPMPVEDESWKGHEEQVKYIPLQAREGDLAVFLLSGATEVLYENEKYYIVPQSAILMLEREEEM, encoded by the coding sequence ATGCGACTGACGAACGATAATACTTTTAAGAAGCTGATTGTAATAGGCGACCGGGTATTAATACGGCCTTCCAAAGCCAATGAACGCACAGAAAGTGGTTTGTACCTGCCTCCCGGGGTACAGGAAAAGGAGAAGGTGCAGCAGGGATATGTGATTAAAACAGGACCTGGCTATGCTATTCCCATGCCAGTGGAAGATGAATCGTGGAAAGGGCATGAAGAACAGGTGAAGTATATTCCCCTGCAGGCAAGGGAGGGCGACCTGGCCGTGTTCCTGCTCAGCGGAGCGACGGAAGTATTGTACGAGAATGAGAAATATTATATCGTACCCCAGAGTGCGATCCTGATGCTGGAAAGGGAAGAGGAGATGTGA
- a CDS encoding response regulator transcription factor, whose translation MEGKKPKILLCEDDQNLGSVLKNYLELNDFDVTLERDGRLGLAAFQREKFELCLLDIMMPHMDGFTLAEEIRDIDPDIPLFFLSAKTMKEDIIQGYKLGADDYITKPFDSEVLLLKIKAIMKRNEEVTREQENKEFDLGSYHFNPKLRELSHNGKTQTLSPKENELLKMLSEHMNDLLPREQALKKIWGSDTYFNGRSMDVYIAKLRKYLKEDDKIEIVNIHGNGFRLVAPTI comes from the coding sequence ATGGAAGGAAAGAAACCTAAAATCTTGTTGTGTGAAGACGATCAGAACCTGGGCAGTGTACTAAAGAATTACCTGGAATTAAATGATTTCGATGTGACCCTGGAACGTGATGGCCGCCTCGGACTGGCCGCTTTCCAGCGAGAGAAATTTGAGCTTTGCCTGCTCGACATTATGATGCCTCACATGGACGGATTTACCCTTGCGGAGGAGATCCGTGATATTGATCCGGATATCCCCTTGTTCTTCCTCAGTGCCAAAACCATGAAGGAAGACATCATCCAGGGCTATAAGTTGGGTGCCGATGATTACATTACCAAGCCATTCGACAGCGAGGTACTGTTATTGAAGATAAAAGCCATCATGAAAAGAAATGAAGAGGTAACCCGTGAACAGGAAAACAAAGAGTTCGACCTCGGCAGTTATCACTTCAATCCCAAGCTCCGTGAACTGAGCCATAACGGCAAAACACAGACTTTGTCGCCCAAAGAAAATGAATTGCTGAAAATGCTGTCCGAGCACATGAATGACCTGTTGCCCCGTGAGCAGGCATTGAAGAAAATATGGGGCAGCGATACTTATTTCAACGGACGAAGCATGGACGTGTACATTGCCAAGCTGCGCAAATACCTGAAGGAAGATGATAAAATAGAGATCGTCAACATTCACGGTAATGGCTTCCGGCTGGTAGCACCTACCATATAA
- the ruvB gene encoding Holliday junction branch migration DNA helicase RuvB, with the protein MSNPNLNTERNSLSAADKEFENNIRPTEIEDFAGQGQIIENLKIFIKAAKLRGEALDHVLFHGPPGLGKTTLSRIVANELGVNIKETSGPVIEKPGDLAGLLTNLEPNDVLFIDEIHRLSTVVEEYLYAAMEDYRLDIMIDSGPNARSIQINLNPFTLVGATTRSGLLTAPLLSRFAIKSRLEYYTAEVLQRIITRAAGILHVKITSDAAFEIARRSRGTPRIGNGLLRRVRDFAQVLSNGVIDLAITQHALRALNVDEYGLDEMDNRILLTIIDKFKGGPVGITTIATAVGEETGTLEEVYEPFLIQEGFIKRTPRGREVTPKAYEHLGRKHGGSGEHLLF; encoded by the coding sequence ATGTCCAATCCAAACTTAAATACAGAAAGAAATTCCTTATCTGCCGCTGATAAAGAGTTCGAAAATAATATCCGTCCCACAGAAATAGAAGACTTCGCCGGGCAGGGACAAATTATTGAGAACCTTAAAATATTTATCAAAGCAGCCAAGCTGCGTGGTGAGGCATTGGACCATGTGTTATTTCATGGCCCTCCGGGATTGGGCAAAACCACGTTGAGCCGTATTGTGGCCAATGAGCTGGGCGTGAATATCAAAGAAACTTCCGGGCCTGTTATTGAAAAGCCGGGTGATCTGGCCGGACTGCTCACCAACCTGGAGCCCAATGATGTATTGTTCATTGATGAAATTCACCGGCTGAGTACGGTGGTGGAAGAATACCTGTATGCTGCGATGGAAGATTACCGGCTGGATATTATGATTGACAGCGGTCCCAATGCACGAAGCATACAGATTAACCTCAATCCCTTTACGCTGGTAGGCGCTACTACGCGCAGCGGCCTGCTCACGGCGCCCTTATTATCCCGCTTCGCGATCAAATCACGACTGGAATATTATACGGCCGAGGTGCTGCAAAGGATCATTACACGGGCAGCCGGCATTCTGCATGTGAAGATCACTTCCGATGCTGCTTTTGAAATTGCCCGCCGCAGCCGCGGCACGCCCCGAATTGGCAATGGCCTCTTACGCCGCGTAAGGGATTTTGCACAGGTATTGAGCAATGGTGTTATTGACCTGGCCATTACACAACACGCCCTGCGGGCATTGAATGTGGATGAATATGGTTTGGATGAAATGGATAATCGTATACTACTCACCATCATTGATAAATTCAAAGGCGGCCCGGTAGGCATCACCACCATCGCTACAGCGGTGGGTGAAGAAACGGGTACGCTGGAAGAAGTGTATGAACCTTTTCTAATACAGGAAGGTTTTATCAAGCGCACGCCCCGCGGCCGCGAAGTAACGCCCAAAGCTTATGAACATTTAGGACGTAAGCATGGTGGCAGCGGCGAACATTTACTGTTTTAA
- a CDS encoding type 1 glutamine amidotransferase yields the protein MHVHFIQHVHFETPGYLLEWATAQQHTISYTKIFEGDPFPAADNIDLLIIMGGPMGVYEEDKYAWLATEKAFIKEVIAAGKKVLGICLGAQLIAEVSGAKVYPNAQKEIGWWPIRKIINEKTLPLTETLPDEFITFHWHGDTFDLPAGAVHLFATSICPNQGFLLNEQVAGLQFHMEATPSLVQQMAKYGQEELVTAPYIQTAGQMQELSARYAAAQQKQLLDFINRFLTL from the coding sequence ATGCACGTACATTTTATACAACACGTACACTTTGAAACGCCGGGCTATTTACTGGAATGGGCTACAGCACAGCAACACACGATCAGCTACACCAAAATATTTGAAGGAGATCCCTTTCCTGCTGCTGACAATATAGACCTGCTGATCATCATGGGCGGCCCTATGGGTGTATATGAAGAAGATAAATACGCATGGCTGGCAACAGAAAAAGCCTTTATAAAAGAAGTGATCGCTGCCGGTAAAAAAGTATTGGGCATCTGCCTCGGTGCACAGCTTATTGCCGAAGTATCGGGCGCCAAAGTATACCCCAATGCCCAAAAAGAAATTGGCTGGTGGCCCATCCGCAAGATCATCAATGAAAAAACTTTGCCGCTCACCGAAACGCTGCCTGATGAGTTCATCACCTTCCATTGGCATGGTGACACTTTCGACCTGCCAGCCGGCGCAGTACATTTATTTGCTACCTCCATTTGTCCTAACCAGGGCTTCCTCCTAAATGAGCAGGTGGCAGGATTACAATTTCATATGGAAGCCACCCCCAGCCTGGTACAGCAAATGGCAAAATATGGGCAGGAGGAGCTGGTAACCGCCCCTTATATTCAAACGGCCGGGCAAATGCAGGAATTAAGCGCCCGCTATGCGGCTGCCCAGCAAAAACAGTTGTTGGATTTTATAAACAGGTTCCTGACTCTCTGA
- a CDS encoding MarR family winged helix-turn-helix transcriptional regulator — MKPSESKYRHCMYFVANALGRRIEKLAMESWKKVDLSPSHAYLLMLAIEEPGIQPTALSEQLILTPSTITRLIEKLEDKGLVTRSTEGKLTKVYPTAQAKELYPKLQECLDHFIENYTYILGKEESKRMVKNMACLADKLGE; from the coding sequence ATGAAACCTTCGGAAAGCAAATACCGCCATTGCATGTACTTCGTAGCCAATGCCCTGGGGCGCAGGATAGAGAAGCTGGCTATGGAAAGCTGGAAGAAGGTAGACCTGTCGCCCAGTCACGCTTATCTGCTGATGCTGGCCATCGAAGAGCCAGGCATACAACCGACGGCCCTGAGTGAACAATTGATCCTGACCCCTTCTACCATTACCCGGCTCATTGAGAAGCTGGAGGATAAAGGATTGGTAACCCGTAGCACAGAAGGCAAGCTTACCAAGGTGTACCCTACCGCCCAAGCCAAAGAACTATATCCCAAACTACAGGAATGCCTGGACCATTTTATTGAAAACTACACCTATATCCTTGGCAAAGAAGAAAGTAAGCGCATGGTGAAGAATATGGCCTGCCTGGCCGATAAACTGGGTGAGTAA
- a CDS encoding NAD(P)H-binding protein: MKYVITGGAGHISKPLAEALLAAGHQVTVIGRNAANLQELVNKGAKAAIGSVNDVAFLTTAFAGADAVYVMNPPDYTNTAVKATLEQTGKNFTAALKAANIKYVVQLSSIGAHLPEGVGPVSGLYRVEQSLRTLPGTNVLHLRPSYFYYNLFANIGLIKQAGIAGGNFSVAANKFPIVDTSDIAAVAAEELLKLDFKGHQVRYIVSDEVGTDAIASALGKAIGKPDLPWVKFPDDQAKAGMLQAGLTEDLADNYIEMGHAIDNGIMFEDYWKHKQPLGKVKLDDFAKTFAAAYNAN, translated from the coding sequence ATGAAGTACGTAATTACAGGTGGCGCAGGCCACATTTCAAAGCCCCTGGCAGAAGCATTACTGGCAGCAGGCCACCAGGTAACAGTCATCGGGCGCAATGCCGCCAACCTGCAGGAATTAGTCAATAAGGGGGCTAAAGCAGCGATTGGCTCTGTAAACGATGTTGCCTTCCTGACCACCGCCTTTGCGGGAGCAGATGCGGTATACGTTATGAACCCGCCCGATTATACCAATACTGCTGTAAAAGCAACACTGGAGCAAACGGGCAAAAACTTTACAGCAGCGCTTAAAGCCGCCAATATCAAGTACGTGGTACAACTCAGCAGTATCGGCGCCCACCTCCCCGAAGGCGTAGGTCCCGTAAGCGGCCTGTACCGGGTAGAACAGTCATTACGCACTTTACCCGGCACCAATGTCCTGCACCTTCGCCCGTCCTATTTCTATTATAACCTCTTTGCCAATATCGGGTTGATCAAACAGGCTGGCATTGCAGGTGGCAATTTTAGTGTGGCTGCCAACAAGTTCCCGATCGTTGATACGAGTGATATTGCTGCAGTGGCGGCGGAAGAACTCCTGAAGCTGGATTTTAAAGGTCACCAGGTACGGTATATCGTCAGTGATGAAGTAGGTACAGACGCCATTGCCTCCGCACTGGGCAAAGCCATTGGCAAGCCAGACCTTCCCTGGGTTAAGTTCCCCGACGACCAGGCCAAAGCAGGCATGTTACAAGCTGGCCTGACCGAGGACCTTGCCGACAACTATATTGAAATGGGACATGCTATTGATAACGGTATTATGTTTGAAGATTATTGGAAGCACAAGCAACCATTGGGAAAGGTAAAGCTGGATGATTTTGCAAAGACGTTTGCAGCGGCCTATAATGCGAATTAA
- a CDS encoding peptidoglycan DD-metalloendopeptidase family protein — protein sequence MPSVFENTIRKYQSTFHPVVPVDPAKDKLLLLDFTEKNTELTSNIISDTASFSAYINRKLQAADCRLGIGGYNEHRTVYNRSALFDAAVPGEEPRRLHIGTDIWGAAGTPVYAFMGGMVHSFAFNDHFGDYGATMILLHQLDGLPFYTLYGHVSLKDIQKLSSGQYISIGQKIAHFGEPAENGHWPPHLHFQIILDMELKEGDYPGVCKYSERQKYLGNCPDPELILQLKRYTKKP from the coding sequence ATGCCCTCTGTATTTGAAAATACGATTCGTAAATATCAGTCTACTTTTCATCCGGTAGTGCCCGTTGATCCTGCAAAGGATAAACTATTGCTGCTCGACTTTACAGAAAAGAATACAGAGCTTACGAGTAATATCATCAGCGATACGGCCAGCTTTTCAGCCTACATCAACCGTAAACTGCAGGCTGCTGATTGCCGGCTGGGTATTGGTGGTTACAATGAGCACAGGACCGTGTACAACCGCAGCGCTTTATTTGATGCAGCAGTACCTGGTGAAGAGCCCCGCCGCCTGCACATCGGTACAGATATCTGGGGCGCAGCCGGTACACCGGTGTATGCTTTTATGGGAGGCATGGTGCATAGCTTTGCTTTTAATGACCATTTTGGCGATTATGGCGCTACCATGATCCTGCTGCACCAGTTGGATGGATTGCCTTTTTATACCTTATACGGCCATGTTAGCCTGAAGGATATTCAGAAACTTTCCAGCGGACAATATATTTCCATCGGGCAAAAGATCGCCCATTTTGGGGAGCCTGCAGAGAATGGCCACTGGCCGCCTCACCTGCATTTCCAGATCATACTGGACATGGAATTAAAAGAAGGGGATTATCCGGGTGTATGTAAATATTCCGAAAGACAAAAATACCTGGGCAACTGCCCCGACCCGGAACTGATACTTCAACTGAAGCGTTATACCAAAAAGCCATAA